TTCCCAAACTACTCACGTCTCCAGCGGATTATACCGATTGGGCTGCAGCCCAGAAGAGTTTCGAAAGTGTGGCTCTCTTTGAAGATCTCTTATTCGATATTACCGGGAGTGGCCAGCCCGAGAGATTAACCGGCGCAAAGGTTTCCTCCTCATTGTTTCCAATGCTCGGCGTGCAGCCTCTGGCAGGGCGGACATTTATCCCGGCTGAAGACAGCCCTGGCCAGCACGTTGCCATCCTGAGTTATGGATTGTGGAAGCGCCGCTATGCCGGCCAGAGCATAATAGGAAAACCGATCTTTCTGGATCGTCAGCCTTACACAGTCGTCGGTATCATGCCCCGCGAATTCGTGTTCCCTCTCTCTGGACCAGAGGGCAACAGCGATCCTGCCCAATTCTGGGTTCCTGTTGGGTTGGAGCCTCTGCAACTCTTCAACCGCGGTGCAATGTATGAATTTTCTGTTCTGGGAAGGCTGACGCCTGGTGCATCTTTCGCTCAGGCCGAGAGCGAAGCAAAACTGATTGGAGCGCAAGTTCGCAGCCGATATCCGGCAAGGACATTGGCTGCCCTTCACCACTCGTCGATCAGCTTTGCGGTCGTTCCATATCATAAGGAGATCCAGGGCAAAATTCGCATGCCACTGCTCGTTCTGCTGGGGGCAGTTGTGCTGCTGTTGCTGATTACCTGCTCGAACATATCAAACCTGCTATTAGTGCGTGGGGCGGCCAGGCAACGTGAGATGGCGATTCGTACATCTCTGGGCGCAACATGGTGGCAGGCAGCCCGATTGATGTTGGCGGAGGGTACTATACTGGCTTTCCTTGGAGGTATTAGCGGGGCGGCTCTGGCGCTGGGGAGTCGTGGATTTCTAATATCGCTGCTACCCACGTCATTTCCCCAGACTGCATCGATTGAGATGAACGGCCCAGTCCTGGGATTTGCGTTCCTGCTCTGCGTTGTAGCTTCCATGATCTTTGGTCTCGTTTCGGTGATTGCGATGTTTCGTGCCCCACTGCGGCAAGTATTGCAGGAAGGAGGAAGATCTCCCTCAGGAACGCGTTCACACCGGCGGCTACAGGGGGCGCTTGTGATTGCCCAATGCGGGATAGCTCTCGCTTTATTGATCGGATCTGGGCTGCTGCTACGCAGTTTTTCCCGGCTGTTGGCAACCGACCCGGGCTTCCAGCCGCAACATGTTTTAGAGATGACGATTTATTTGCCACGGGAAACTTACTCCGGGGCCGTGCAGATCAAGGATTTCTATCAGCAGGTGCTCGAGCACGCCCGGGCTGTGCCTGGGATCCGCATCGCTGGCCTCTCCACCGACCTTCCTCTGGATGCGCAGGAGAGAGAGTTAATTCACAATGCGAGCGACTATAAAGGCAAGGCTGACACCCTACCGTCCGTGATCCGGAGCTGGGTTATCGGGGATTATCTCAAGACCTTGGATATTCCGTTGATTGCCGGCCGTCAGTTCACGCCTGAGGACAATGAAAAATCGTTCCCCATTGTTGTTATCAGCAAGGATCTGGCGCAACGGCTGTGGCCAGGTGAAGAAGCCATTGGTAAGCGACTGCGTGCTGGGCCTTCCCCTGACCTCACGGTTGTTGGCGTAGTGGGCGATGTCAAAGACGGCTCGCTCGGCGAGGAGACGCATCCTCATTTATACACGCCCTATCGTCAGGAACAGGATGATTTGATCAGCCATCCAACTTGGGGCGGGCTAAGGACAATGAACCTGGTGATTCAGACCAGCGTGGAACCAGCAAGTGTTGCCAAGTTGGTCCAGCAGGAGATATGGCGATTGGACCCCCAACTCGCCATCACGCACGTCCAACCCTTGAAGGAAAAGATCAGTGATTCGATAGCGCCTCAGAAATTCAATCTGTTTCTACTCTCGACGATTGCATTTCTCGCAGTGTTTCTTGCGATAGTAGGAGTCTACGGTGTCACTTCCTATGCGATATCTCAACGAACCCAGGAAATCGGAGTCAGAATTGCTTTGGGAGCAAGTCCCAGTTCAATTCTTTTAATGATCCTTCGACATGGTCTTCTTCTGATATTCGCTGGGATAGTGATCGGTGTTGTAGGATCGTTGGCGCTGTCACGCTTCTTGCAAAGCCTGCTCTATGGCATCACAACCACGGATACAATGACATTCATCGCGGCTCCG
This region of Terriglobia bacterium genomic DNA includes:
- a CDS encoding ABC transporter permease, with protein sequence MRHFLRDIRYELRVLARAPGFSLAIVLTLAFGIGVNIALYSFVYTVLLKPLPFKDSSRIAMIWTSMPELGFPKLLTSPADYTDWAAAQKSFESVALFEDLLFDITGSGQPERLTGAKVSSSLFPMLGVQPLAGRTFIPAEDSPGQHVAILSYGLWKRRYAGQSIIGKPIFLDRQPYTVVGIMPREFVFPLSGPEGNSDPAQFWVPVGLEPLQLFNRGAMYEFSVLGRLTPGASFAQAESEAKLIGAQVRSRYPARTLAALHHSSISFAVVPYHKEIQGKIRMPLLVLLGAVVLLLLITCSNISNLLLVRGAARQREMAIRTSLGATWWQAARLMLAEGTILAFLGGISGAALALGSRGFLISLLPTSFPQTASIEMNGPVLGFAFLLCVVASMIFGLVSVIAMFRAPLRQVLQEGGRSPSGTRSHRRLQGALVIAQCGIALALLIGSGLLLRSFSRLLATDPGFQPQHVLEMTIYLPRETYSGAVQIKDFYQQVLEHARAVPGIRIAGLSTDLPLDAQERELIHNASDYKGKADTLPSVIRSWVIGDYLKTLDIPLIAGRQFTPEDNEKSFPIVVISKDLAQRLWPGEEAIGKRLRAGPSPDLTVVGVVGDVKDGSLGEETHPHLYTPYRQEQDDLISHPTWGGLRTMNLVIQTSVEPASVAKLVQQEIWRLDPQLAITHVQPLKEKISDSIAPQKFNLFLLSTIAFLAVFLAIVGVYGVTSYAISQRTQEIGVRIALGASPSSILLMILRHGLLLIFAGIVIGVVGSLALSRFLQSLLYGITTTDTMTFIAAPVLLILIALAACYFPARRAMRLQPNVALRHE